The Agromyces mariniharenae genome includes a window with the following:
- a CDS encoding alpha/beta hydrolase has protein sequence MTQQPPYGAADGLVRVYPADAAALRPVPGLVWAHGGGFVAGDLDMPEADWVAFALAARGITVVSIDYRLVGDGSGRYPAGSDDVLAAWTWTLDHADELGLDASQLTIGGASAGANLVTGAVLRMLDPHRWSSGAAEGDAYRDPEPRLDTAASRPTRRTMPSGVFLAYPTLHAVQAAPDPALRTLLDANPAADRFFPAAVRAMYEAYLGGPVDDAPLPAVPGRAAASDLAGFPPVLMVNDEADELRVSGEAFAATLAEAGVPVDLVVEPGTQHGHLNRPDEPAASASIERVVRWIAWLATHHRTTLRLTEGITP, from the coding sequence ATGACCCAGCAGCCGCCGTACGGTGCGGCCGACGGGCTGGTGCGGGTGTACCCGGCGGATGCCGCGGCGCTCCGTCCGGTGCCCGGGCTCGTCTGGGCGCACGGCGGCGGCTTCGTCGCCGGCGACCTCGACATGCCCGAGGCGGACTGGGTCGCGTTCGCCCTCGCCGCTCGCGGCATCACGGTCGTCTCGATCGACTACCGCCTGGTCGGCGACGGCTCCGGACGCTATCCGGCCGGCTCCGATGACGTGCTCGCGGCCTGGACGTGGACGCTCGACCACGCCGATGAGCTGGGCCTCGACGCGTCGCAGCTCACGATCGGCGGCGCGAGCGCGGGCGCCAACCTCGTGACGGGGGCGGTGCTGCGGATGCTGGATCCCCACCGGTGGTCGAGTGGCGCCGCCGAAGGCGACGCGTATCGAGACCCGGAGCCACGTCTCGATACGGCTGCTTCGCGGCCTACTCGACGGACGATGCCGTCCGGCGTCTTCCTCGCCTACCCCACCCTGCACGCCGTGCAGGCCGCGCCCGACCCGGCGCTGCGCACGCTCCTCGACGCGAACCCGGCCGCCGACCGCTTCTTCCCCGCCGCCGTGCGCGCGATGTACGAGGCCTACCTCGGTGGCCCCGTCGACGACGCGCCGCTGCCCGCCGTGCCCGGCCGCGCCGCGGCATCCGACCTCGCCGGCTTCCCGCCGGTGCTCATGGTCAACGACGAGGCCGACGAGCTCCGCGTCTCGGGCGAGGCGTTCGCCGCGACGCTCGCGGAGGCGGGCGTCCCGGTCGACCTCGTCGTCGAGCCCGGCACGCAGCACGGCCACCTGAACCGACCCGACGAGCCCGCGGCATCCGCCTCGATCGAGCGCGTGGTGCGCTGGATCGCGTGGCTCGCGACCCACCACCGGACCACCCTCCGACTCACCGAAGGAATCACCCCATGA
- a CDS encoding bifunctional aldolase/short-chain dehydrogenase produces MTNQAAADLIARSNRLGADPKNTNYAGGNTSAKGTETDPVTGEPVELLWVKGSGGDLGTLQESGLAVLRLDRLRDLVEVYPGVEREDEMVAAFDYTLHGKGGAAPSIDTAMHGLVDAAHVDHLHPDSGIAIATAADGEELTSRIFGNRVVWVPWRRPGFQLGLDIAEIKAQNPQAVGCVLGGHGITAWGDTSEESETNSLWIIDTAAAYIAEHGKADPFGAVVPGYEPLPEAERRAKAAALAPTIRGLASYDRPQVGHFTDADVVLEFLSREQLAPLAALGTSCPDHFLRTKVKPLVLDLPADASIEDSIARLKELHEQYRADYQAYYDAYATPDSPAIRGADPAIVLVPGVGMFSYGANKQTARVAGEFYVNAINVMRGAEALSTYAPISDEEKFRIEYWALEEAKLARMPKPKTHATRVALVTGAASGIGKAIATRLAAEGACVVIADLDLEKAQAAAAELGNSDVAIGVQANVTDAAAIQRAIDDAVLAFGGLDLVVNNAGLSLSKPLLETTEADWDLQHDVMAKGSFLVSKAAAKVLIEQGLGGDIIYISSKNSVFAGPNNIAYSATKADQAHQVRLLAVELGEYGIKVNGINPDGVVRGSGIFASGWGANRAKTYGIEEEDLGKFYAQRTILKREVLPEHVANAVFVLTGPELSHTTGLHIPVDAGVAAAFLR; encoded by the coding sequence ATGACGAACCAGGCAGCTGCCGACCTCATCGCGCGGTCGAACCGCCTCGGCGCCGACCCGAAGAACACGAACTACGCCGGCGGGAACACGTCGGCGAAGGGCACCGAGACCGATCCGGTCACGGGCGAGCCCGTCGAGCTGCTCTGGGTGAAGGGCTCGGGCGGCGACCTCGGCACCCTGCAGGAGTCGGGTCTCGCGGTGCTGCGCCTCGACCGGCTGCGCGACCTCGTCGAGGTGTACCCGGGCGTCGAGCGCGAGGACGAGATGGTCGCCGCGTTCGACTACACGCTGCACGGCAAGGGCGGCGCGGCGCCGTCGATCGACACGGCCATGCACGGCCTCGTCGACGCGGCGCACGTCGACCACCTGCACCCCGACTCGGGCATCGCGATCGCGACGGCGGCCGACGGCGAGGAGCTCACGAGTAGGATCTTCGGCAACAGGGTGGTGTGGGTGCCGTGGCGTCGCCCGGGCTTCCAGCTCGGCCTCGACATCGCCGAGATCAAGGCGCAGAACCCGCAGGCGGTCGGCTGCGTCCTCGGCGGCCACGGCATCACCGCGTGGGGCGACACGTCCGAGGAGTCCGAGACGAACTCGCTCTGGATCATCGACACGGCCGCCGCGTACATCGCCGAGCACGGCAAGGCCGACCCGTTCGGCGCCGTCGTGCCCGGCTACGAGCCGCTGCCCGAGGCCGAGCGTCGCGCGAAGGCCGCCGCGCTCGCGCCGACGATCCGCGGGCTCGCGTCGTACGACCGGCCGCAGGTCGGCCACTTCACGGACGCCGACGTGGTGCTCGAGTTCCTCAGCCGCGAGCAGCTCGCCCCACTCGCCGCGCTCGGCACGAGCTGCCCTGACCACTTCCTGCGCACCAAGGTCAAGCCGCTCGTGCTCGACCTGCCGGCCGACGCGTCGATCGAGGATTCGATCGCGCGCCTGAAGGAGCTGCACGAGCAGTACCGCGCCGACTACCAGGCCTACTACGACGCGTACGCGACGCCCGACTCCCCCGCGATCCGCGGCGCCGACCCGGCGATCGTGCTCGTGCCGGGCGTCGGTATGTTCTCGTACGGCGCGAACAAGCAGACCGCGCGCGTCGCGGGCGAGTTCTACGTGAACGCCATCAACGTGATGCGCGGCGCCGAGGCGCTGTCGACGTACGCGCCGATCTCCGACGAGGAGAAGTTCCGTATCGAGTACTGGGCGCTCGAGGAGGCCAAGCTCGCGCGCATGCCGAAGCCCAAGACGCACGCGACCCGCGTCGCGCTCGTGACCGGCGCGGCATCCGGCATCGGCAAGGCCATCGCGACCCGCCTCGCCGCGGAGGGCGCCTGCGTCGTGATCGCCGACCTCGACCTCGAGAAGGCGCAGGCCGCAGCGGCGGAGCTCGGCAACAGCGACGTCGCGATCGGCGTGCAGGCGAACGTGACGGATGCCGCGGCGATCCAGCGCGCGATCGACGACGCGGTGCTCGCCTTCGGCGGCCTCGACCTCGTGGTGAACAACGCCGGACTGTCGCTGTCGAAGCCGCTCCTCGAGACCACCGAGGCGGACTGGGACCTGCAGCACGACGTCATGGCCAAGGGCTCGTTCCTCGTGTCGAAGGCCGCGGCGAAGGTGCTCATCGAGCAGGGCCTCGGCGGCGACATCATCTACATCTCGTCCAAGAACTCGGTGTTCGCCGGCCCGAACAACATCGCCTACTCGGCGACGAAGGCCGACCAGGCCCACCAGGTGCGACTGCTCGCGGTCGAGCTGGGCGAGTACGGCATCAAGGTCAACGGCATCAACCCCGACGGCGTCGTGCGCGGCTCGGGCATCTTCGCCTCGGGTTGGGGCGCGAACCGCGCGAAGACCTACGGCATCGAGGAGGAGGACCTCGGCAAGTTCTACGCCCAGCGCACGATCCTCAAGCGCGAGGTGCTCCCCGAGCACGTCGCGAACGCGGTCTTCGTGCTCACCGGCCCCGAGCTGAGCCACACCACCGGCCTGCACATCCCGGTCGACGCGGGTGTGGCCGCGGCCTTCCTGCGATGA